From a region of the Alnus glutinosa chromosome 1, dhAlnGlut1.1, whole genome shotgun sequence genome:
- the LOC133855079 gene encoding syntaxin-22-like, translating to MDRLAPAAKKIADKLAKDFQSVLKEFQKVQRLAAERETTYAPFVPNEVLPSSFDAHELEISSSRTPDQQALLLESKRLEIALSDVQVHDQGATIDDINSNIESSHAATSEADSQLVKASNIQKSGSSLTCLLFLIFGIVLLIVIIVIFA from the exons ATGGATCGACTGGCTCCG GCTGCCAAGAAGATCGCCGATAAGCTTGCAAAAGATTTCCAGTCAGTTCTTAAAGAATTTCAGAAGGTTCAAAGGCTTGCAGCTGAGAGGGAAACAACGTATGCTCCTTTTGTTCCCAATGAAGTTCTTCCATCCAG TTTTGACGCCCATGAGCTGGAGATAAGTTCATCTAGGACTCCTGACCAGCAAGCTCTTCTTCTGGAATCTAAAAG ACTAGAGATCGCGCTGTCGGATGTGCAGGTTCATGATCAAGGTGCAACGATTG ATGACATTAATTCTAACATTGAAAGCTCCCATGCTGCAACTTCGGAAGCTGATTCACAACTTGTGAAAGCTTCCAATATCCAAAAATCTGGTTCATCTCTG ACGTGTTTGCTGTTTTTGATCTTCGGAATCGTTCTGCTCATTGTCATCATAGTCATTTTCGCTTGA
- the LOC133855086 gene encoding heat stress transcription factor A-1b has translation MENTNDEESTTTTNPLPPFLRKLYAMVDDPATDSVVSWSDGNNSFVVWNAHEFAATLLPKHFKHKNLSSFIRQLNTYGFKKVDSDRYEFANVKFLRGQTHLLKSISRRKPVHVPGHQPPPKVQSSLVGACVEVGKFGLEQEVERLERDKNVLMQELVRLRQHQQATDHQMQNVGQRVQVMEQRQQQMMSFLAKAMQSPGLLAQFVQHQNENNRNITGANKKRRLPRQEDGAAGECCTNASDGRIIKYQPSMNEAAKALLRQILKMNATPRMDPLMNNPDAFLIGDAPSTNAFNSESSSSRVSGVTLSEVPLISGQSYMPAESQFSVSCPSTAISEIQSSSYLVPDHTEAAQFLKVNKHNSQEETILPDFTEMQGIIAEDSAEFSEMNLVGSETGNPSYVDQMSAVLDETRPIESDAFSPESDVEAWLDDIPVLPGINDIFWEQFLTASPLTGDTDEIHSSSLDGVTEDHELQIGKKNGWDKIPQMDHLTEQMGLLASESRMG, from the exons ATGGAAAATACTAATGACGAGGAGTCGACGACGACGACGAATCCGTTGCCGCCGTTTCTGAGGAAGCTGTACGCGATGGTGGACGACCCGGCGACCGACTCGGTGGTGTCGTGGAGCGATGGCAACAACAGCTTCGTGGTCTGGAACGCGCACGAGTTCGCCGCCACGCTTCTGCCAAAGCACTTCAAGCACAAGAACTTGTCCAGCTTCATCAGGCAGTTGAACACTTAc GGTTTTAAGAAGGTTGACTCGGACCGTTATGAATTTGCAAATGTGAAGTTTCTAAGAGGTCAAACACACCTTTTGAAGAGTATCAGTAGGAGGAAACCAGTTCATGTACCTGGTCATCAACCACCACCTAAAGTGCAGAGCTCCTTGGTCGGGGCATGCGTTGAGGTAGGGAAGTTTGGGCTCGAGCAAGAGGTTGAAAGACTTGAAAGGGACAAGAATGTTCTCATGCAGGAACTTGTTAGGTTGCGACAGCACCAGCAAGCAACTGATCACCAGATGCAGAATGTGGGGCAACGTGTACAGGTAATGGAGCAGAGGCAGCAACAAATGATGTCTTTCCTTGCGAAGGCTATGCAGAGTCCTGGCCTGCTTGCCCAGTTTGTACAGCACCAGAATGAAAACAATAGGAACATTACTGGagcaaataaaaaaaggagACTCCCCAGGCAGGAAGATGGTGCAGCTGGTGAGTGTTGCACTAATGCTTCGGATGGACGGATCATTAAGTACCAGCCTTCAATGAATGAGGCAGCTAAAGCATTGTTGCGGCAGATCTTGAAAATGAATGCAACTCCTAGGATGGATCCGTTGATGAACAACCCTGATGCATTCCTGATTGGTGATGCTCCTTCTACCAATGCATTCAACAGCGAAAGTTCCTCGAGTCGAGTTTCCGGAGTGACCCTTTCCGAGGTCCCACTTATTTCTGGGCAGTCATATATGCCTGCAGAGTCGCAATTTTCTGTCAGCTGTCCGTCTACTGCCATTTCTGAGATTCAATCTTCCTCATATCTGGTGCCTGATCACACTGAAGCAGCTCAGTTTCTAAAAGTGAATAAGCATAATTCTCAAGAAGAGACTATATTGCCTGACTTCACTGAAATGCAAGGAATCATAGCAGAAGACAGCGCAGAATTCTCTGAAATGAACCTTGTGGGGTCTGAGACTGGGAACCCAAGTTATGTGGATCAGATGTCTGCGGTTTTGGATGAGACAAGGCCCATAGAAAGTGATGCTTTCTCTCCAGAAAGTGATGTGGAAGCCTGGCTTGATGACATCCCTGTACTTCCTGgcattaatgatattttttggGAACAATTCCTTACGGCAAGCCCGCTAACGGGGGACACAGATGAAATTCATTCGAGTTCACTAGATGGAGTTACTGAGGATCATGAGTTACAGATAGGAAAGAAGAATGGTTGGGACAAGATTCCTCAAATGGATCATCTTACCGAACAGATGGGGCTTCTTGCATCGGAGAGCAGAATGGGGTGA
- the LOC133855063 gene encoding uncharacterized protein LOC133855063 produces the protein MSVGLISHQTQPLIPYPNQISNHAFQPTLPNLVLFHRPIHHHPLTAKSQQTHHSSPATRTQDDGIPIEDVKILARFKSRHNYIRVLEVSRKADHPFAGSRLLLLDSPGNIHSISFQFKKSLTSTYFDVFATLPPILPPGPVGILGFGAGSAARLCLELYPELVVHGWELDSSVIAVGREFFGLARLEQQYPDRLFVYVGNALKASIRDGFSGIFVDLFSKGSLIPELQDPNTWEKLTKCLRKGGRVMVNVGGSCVEAEDSWRDGKVVMEESMKAMQRVFGDKLFVLNLGNRKDDSSIALTGDLPDLDSWKKALPRSLRCYVDMWTPFDG, from the coding sequence ATGTCAGTCGGGCTAATCTCCCACCAAACCCAACCCTTAATCCCCTACCCAAACCAGATATCCAACCATGCTTTCCAACCCACCCTTCCAAACCTCGTTCTCTTCCACAGACCAATCCACCACCACCCATTAACAGCCAAGTCCCAACAGACCCACCACTCCTCCCCCGCAACCAGGACCCAAGACGATGGCATTCCTATCGAGGACGTCAAAATCCTCGCCAGGTTCAAGTCCAGACACAACTACATCCGCGTCCTCGAAGTCTCCAGAAAAGCCGACCACCCTTTCGCTGGCTCGAGGCTGCTCCTCCTAGACAGCCCTGGAAACATCCACAGCATCTCTTTCCAGTTCAAGAAATCTCTCACAAGCACCTACTTCGATGTGTTCGCCACCTTGCCACCGATCTTGCCGCCTGGACCCGTGGGAATTCTCGGGTTCGGAGCGGGTTCAGCCGCGCGCTTGTGCCTGGAGTTGTACCCAGAATTGGTTGTTCATGGATGGGAGCTTGACTCGTCTGTGATTGCGGTGGGGAGAGAGTTTTTTGGGCTTGCGAGGCTTGAGCAGCAATACCCAGATAGGCTTTTCGTTTACGTTGGTAATGCGTTGAAAGCTAGCATTCGAGATGGGTTTTCGGGAATCTTTGTGGATTTGTTTAGCAAAGGTAGTTTGATTCCGGAGCTTCAGGATCCGAACACTTGGGAGAAGCTTACCAAGTGTTTGAGGAAAGGTGGCAGAGTGATGGTTAATGTTGGGGGTAGTTGTGTGGAGGCCGAGGACTCATGGAGAGACGGGAAGGTAGTCATGGAGGAGTCTATGAAAGCGATGCAACGGGTTTTTGGCGACAAGCTTTTCGTTTTGAACCTCGGGAATAGGAAGGACGATAGCTCCATTGCTCTTACCGGTGATTTGCCGGATCTTGACTCGTGGAAGAAAGCACTTCCTCGTTCTTTGAGGTGCTATGTTGATATGTGGACGCCCTTTGATGGTTAA